Genomic DNA from Candidatus Cloacimonadota bacterium:
CTTATCCTTTCCAATGGACTTGCTATTCCTCCCTCTGGTTTTCCCGTAACACGTAACCCATAACACGTAACACTTTCCTCCTTGCTTCTCCTCCCGCAGGCTTTTACTAATAACTACATAGCTAATAACTAATCACTATTTTTCCTTGCTTTACTTCCGCTGGTGTGTCAATGCTTTGTTTTTTGTGTTCATCCTTTTTCATCCGTGTCCATTCGTGGTAGATGCTTGCTTTTACTTCCAATGGACTTGCTATTCCTCCCTCTGGTTTTCCCGTAACACGTAACCCATAACACGTAACACTTTCCCCCTTGCTTCTACCTCCGCAGGCTTTTCACTAATTACTAATCACTATTTTTCTTGCCACACAATATAATGATAAATATCTTGCGTTTTCATGATGATCATAACAAGAAACAAGGTGAGATGAAGATGAGTAAAGAAAAGAGCGATATTTTTCGTGGTTTATGGCGGCTGATCGGCAATTCTCCTATGGTAGTCATCAAATTCCGCTACAAGGGTGAGGAACGGACTATCTATGCCAAATGCGAGCAGTATAACATCACCGGCAGCATCAAAGACAGAATGGCTTTATATACTTTAGAGAAAGCGTATGAGATTGGAGCGATAAAACCTGAGGACACAATAGTAGAAGCAACCAGCGGCAATACAGGCATTTCTTTTGCCGCTATCGGTAAAACTCTCGGACATCAGGTCTGTATAATTATGCCCGGATGGATGAGTGTGGAAAGAATGCAGATCATTTCCGGTTATCGAGCTAAGATCGTTACTGTCACCAAAGAGGAAGGTGGTTTTGTCGGCAGTATCAAGCTGAGTGAAGAGATGGCAGAACAGGAATCAAATATATTCTTACCCCGTCAGTTTTCCAATGATTATAACATCAAGGCACATTTTCTTACTACAGGTCCTGAACTCTGGTGGCAATTGCGTTTTAATGATTTACGCCCGGATGCTTTTGTTGCCGGAGTGGGCACTGGTGGCACGATCATGGGTGTAGGCGAGTACTTTAAGATGATGAATAGCAAGATCAAAGTACATCCACTTGAACCTGCCGAAAGTCCGACATTGAGAACGGGTTGTAAAGTAGGTCATCATCGTTTACAGGGTATCTCGGATGAATTCATACCACCGATCGTTAAACTCGAAAAATTAGATGAAATAGTTGATGTCAATGATGGTGATGCTATCATTATGGCTCAGAAACTTGCTTCAGAATTGGGATTGGCTGTCGGCATCTCATCAGGAGCCAACTTCTTAGGTGCTCTCAAGATCCAGAATCAATTGGGGGCAAGTTCAGTAGTAACAACAGTTTTCTCCGATGATAACAAAAAATATCTCTCTACCGATTTGATGAAAGAAGAGCCGGTAAAGGAAGAGTATTATTCGAAAGATATCGAACTCTTAGAATATGATGTATTCAAAAGGGTCTGCAAAACCTGTTGTGACCCTTTCGGATGCACCCAGAAGAATAAATTCTCATTTGCCTGATCATAGTAAATTGTATCGAACCGTGGGTATATAGATCATCCCAATCCAGACACTGAAGTGTCTGGCTATCTTATATCATACCCCTTCGGGGCAAGATATTCGTATTGATTGTCTTATTGACCGTTTCTAGAAAACCGAAAGAATAAATATCTTTGGTGTATTGATCAGGTTAAAGATATTGATGGCAGATAATTGCTTAATCAGTAGAGTAGTTTGTTCTTCATCTGTTGAAACTCATCTTCTGTTATAGCTTCTGATTTCCTAAGGTGATTGATTTTCGACAACTCTGCAATTTTATCCGACTTATTACTCGGAACTGACAACACAACAATTGCTAAAGCCAGAGCATACGAGATTCCTATAACGCCAAAAATTAGTCCTCCATCGTAAACAGCAACAAACAATCCGATCAAGCAACTCAAAAACACAACAAGCCCGATAATAGCCATAATCTTCATTTAACTTTACCTCCGATACATTATTTCTTATTTAAGAAAAACATAGCATATGATTTCTGTCAATATCTAATTCTTCTATATACCGATAATCTAACAATTTGCTAAGGGAGTTTTTCAACGTTCTGACTTAATTTCTGCTAAGAGATTCTATCCCCTACTACTCCAACATAAAGGACTTCAACGATTATCTGCTAAACGAAATAGACAGAGCAGATTCTGAAGGCTAAACAACTACTAGTGTTCCAAGCATCACTAAAAGAAAATCACCCTAACACATCTCACCAAATAGTTCCTTCTCTCTCCACACCGCTGTCCAAACACTGCCTAATTTCAAGATCCTCTCTTGATGAGGGTTTCCTATCATCTACCTCTAGGAAGCAGCGTAGTCGGCTCAAGCTGACTACGCTACTTCCTAAAGATTCAAGTAAATTAAATTTTATAGATCAGTGAGTGATTTTACTAACATTGCTCTGCTATTTCAAATCAGAACTTCTTGACCTCACCCTTAGTGATGTATATCAGAAGGCATGGGTTCTCTTAGAACAGGTAGCTCTTCAGAAGAGGCCACGACCCTATAAAATTTCTTTTGCTCGGTTAATGATAAAATCTTTGTTGTTTTGTCTACCCTTCGATACACCTCGACAAAAAGTCGAGGCACTCAGGGTGACAAACGATCAATATTACACCCATTGTTGACTTCGTCGTCCTGAGTAATTGACTACTTCAATTTTATCGAAGAATCGGAAGCAGCCACGAGGAAGCAATTCCCTCGGTTCGAGTGGTCCACCTTTTTGTCATGTCGAGCGAAGTCGAGACATCTCATCACTGATAATGGTATAGCATGTATGATTTCGTATTTAATGTGAGTCCGTGATGAGATCTCTCCATTTCCAAAGACTCACTTTCGTGATTCATTCTCCAGTCGAGATGACAAACTTTTTCTAATATAGGATTTAGTCTGTATGAGATATCCTTTGTTGACTTCGTCGAGCTCGGAAGCAGCAACGAGGAAGCAATTTCCTCGGTTCAATACAATTTCCGATAACCATGCAAGAAGTAATACGGAAATCACTCAGGGTGACACAGTTATTACTGACGAAAGAATAAAAAAAAGAGACGGGGGATACCCGTCTCGATAAAAGTGTGATATTAGGTTATTTCAGGAGCAGCATTTTGTTGGTTAGTTGGAGGTCTTTGCTGAGGAGGCGATAGAAGTAGATGCCGCCGGCTACTTCGTTGTTATTGTCGTCTCTGCCGTTCCAAACTACCGAATGAGTTCCCGGAGTGAGATCAGTGTCTAACAGGGTTTTGACTTTCTGCCCTTTGATATTGAAGATGATGAGTTGTACTGCACCTTGTTGTGGTAAATCGAATAGAATAGTGGTTTCCGGATTGAAAGGGTTAGGATAGTTAGAGAGAGAGAGCGGTTGAATAATAACAAGCTGTTCATCATCAACCGAAACATCGAATTCCCGAAGATAAGGATAGCCCTGATTGACATCATGCTCGATATCTGATGACCAGATATCAATAAAGTCCCATTCGACATAAGTGTTGCCTGAATAGGGGTAGGTCATGTCTGCGGTTGTTCGTCCTTCACCACCGGCAGATTCGCTCTGTCCGCTCGCTTCGATATCCCAATAACTGTTAACTATCAAATAATTTCCATCATTTCGTCCTATTAATCCTCCAATTTCTAAGAGCCCGATTATAACGGCATAACTGTAGCAGTTGTCGATCAGAGAAGATTGATTGTGTCCTATCAGACCCCCTATCATAAAGAGACCATTAACACTGCCGGTGCTGTAACTATTTTCTGTAGTAGAGCTGCCATGATACCCGATCAAACCGCCAACCGCAGAATTTCCGCTGACATTACCCGTAGAATAACTAACCGACACTGTTGATAAGAAAGATTCTCCTACCAGACCCCCTGTACCATAGCCATCAGAGATCAAATCCGTTTCGCTATAGCTATGACTCACTGTGGAGTTGCCGGAGAGAGCACCTACCAGCCCGCCAATTCTTTGATCTCCCTGTAATGATCCTGTCGTATAGCAATTGTGAACAGTTCCATTATTGGTCAAAGTACCGATCAAACCTCCGGTATTAGTTCTTCCTATAACATCGATATCAATTATTGCCAAATTCTGAACTGTTGCACTATAAGCATATCCAAACAGACCTATATCAGATAACCTGTTCCAATCCAATGTTAAATTACTTATTTGATGTCCATTACCATCAAAATAACCTGAGAAGTAAGGGATATAGAAACTGGGTTCGTCGCTCAGATCGAGATCGGTGGTGAGTAAAAAACTCTGGGTTGCCTGTCCGAAAGCGAGGAGTTTCCGGAAATCAGCGACATCATTGATCAGAAAGTAAACACCGTCTGTAGTGAGGTAATCATGAATATTCAAGTCCATATCGTTATTGATCCAGTCGTTGAACATCGCTCCGTCCAAAGCACCGATAGTAATAATTTCTCCATCGTTGATCAATACCTCTTCATAATTATAATGACTGTTAAA
This window encodes:
- a CDS encoding cysteine synthase family protein, giving the protein MSKEKSDIFRGLWRLIGNSPMVVIKFRYKGEERTIYAKCEQYNITGSIKDRMALYTLEKAYEIGAIKPEDTIVEATSGNTGISFAAIGKTLGHQVCIIMPGWMSVERMQIISGYRAKIVTVTKEEGGFVGSIKLSEEMAEQESNIFLPRQFSNDYNIKAHFLTTGPELWWQLRFNDLRPDAFVAGVGTGGTIMGVGEYFKMMNSKIKVHPLEPAESPTLRTGCKVGHHRLQGISDEFIPPIVKLEKLDEIVDVNDGDAIIMAQKLASELGLAVGISSGANFLGALKIQNQLGASSVVTTVFSDDNKKYLSTDLMKEEPVKEEYYSKDIELLEYDVFKRVCKTCCDPFGCTQKNKFSFA
- a CDS encoding SHOCT domain-containing protein — translated: MKIMAIIGLVVFLSCLIGLFVAVYDGGLIFGVIGISYALALAIVVLSVPSNKSDKIAELSKINHLRKSEAITEDEFQQMKNKLLY
- a CDS encoding T9SS type A sorting domain-containing protein, whose product is MKCLVLFITLILISTALTAQTAIAPTVGDGTENSPYRIASLENLYWIAAGNDEVPDPDQELRLAGHYIQIIDIDASETVDWFEGMGWLPIGLDYDEETIISFSGTYDGQGYTIEGLFIDRPDILAHIGLFAIVSTSDSPPSGISNLGLTNVDITGQARIGSLAGRLEGSSIINCYSSGLIYGIASTGGLVGVTAQSSMISDSYSSVNVTGPGNYKGGLVGVNGNTMISNCYSTGNVNGTYYLGGLVGSNQGQSKIFNSHYNYEEVLINDGEIITIGALDGAMFNDWINNDMDLNIHDYLTTDGVYFLINDVADFRKLLAFGQATQSFLLTTDLDLSDEPSFYIPYFSGYFDGNGHQISNLTLDWNRLSDIGLFGYAYSATVQNLAIIDIDVIGRTNTGGLIGTLTNNGTVHNCYTTGSLQGDQRIGGLVGALSGNSTVSHSYSETDLISDGYGTGGLVGESFLSTVSVSYSTGNVSGNSAVGGLIGYHGSSTTENSYSTGSVNGLFMIGGLIGHNQSSLIDNCYSYAVIIGLLEIGGLIGRNDGNYLIVNSYWDIEASGQSESAGGEGRTTADMTYPYSGNTYVEWDFIDIWSSDIEHDVNQGYPYLREFDVSVDDEQLVIIQPLSLSNYPNPFNPETTILFDLPQQGAVQLIIFNIKGQKVKTLLDTDLTPGTHSVVWNGRDDNNNEVAGGIYFYRLLSKDLQLTNKMLLLK